Proteins encoded together in one Drosophila albomicans strain 15112-1751.03 chromosome 2R, ASM965048v2, whole genome shotgun sequence window:
- the LOC117573974 gene encoding phosphatidylinositol transfer protein beta isoform isoform X2 yields MQIKEFRVTLPLTVDEYQVAQLFSVAEASKENTGGGEGIEVLKNEPFENYPLLGGKYNSGQYTYKIYHLQSKVPAYIRLLAPKGSLEIHEEAWNAYPYCRTIITNPKFMKEAFKIIIDTLHVGDAGDSENVHELTPDKLKVREVVHIDIANDPILPADYKPEEDPTTYQSKKTGRGPLVGADWRKRVDPVMTCYKLVTCEFKWFGLQTRVENFIQKSERRLFTNFHRQVFCSTDRWFGLTMEDIRAIEEKVKDELDKARLVGEVRGMRADGD; encoded by the exons CCGCGTGACTTTACCATTAACCGTGGATGAG TATCAAGTAGCACAATTATTCTCAGTGGCAGAGGCGTCAAAGGAGAACACGGGAGGTGGCGAGGGCATTGAGGTATTAAAAAATGAACCCTTCGAAAATTATCCATTGTTGG GCGGCAAATACAATTCCGGTCAGTATACATATAAGATCTACCATCTGCAATCAAAAGTTCCAGCGTACATAAGACTATTGGCGCCCAAGGGCTCATTGGAGATACACGAGGAGGCATGGAATGCTTATCCTTATTGTCGAACGATTATTAcg AATCCCAAATTCATGAAAGAGGCATTCAAAATAATCATCGACACGTTGCACGTCGGAGATGCGGGAGACTCAGAAAAT GTTCATGAACTGACGCCCGATAAGCTGAAAGTGCGCGAAGTTGTTCACATCGACATTGCCAATGATCCGATTCTGCCCGCTGACTATAAGCCCGAAGAGGATCCAACCAC CTACCAATCGAAGAAAACTGGTCGTGGTCCTTTAGTGGGCGCTGATTGGCGAAAACGCGTTGATCCTGTGATGACCTGCTATAAGCTGGTCACGTGTGAGTTCAAATGGTTCGGTCTGCAGACAAGAGTAGAGAATTTCATACAAAAGTCCGAGCGACGTCTCTTCACAAACTTCCATCG CCAAGTTTTCTGTTCAACTGATCGCTGGTTCGGTCTAACAATGGAGGACATTCGCGCCATTGAGGAAAAGGTCAAGGATGAGCTTGACAAGGCGCGTCTGGTGGGCGAAGTGCGGGGCATGCGTGCGGATGGTGATTAA
- the LOC117573974 gene encoding phosphatidylinositol transfer protein beta isoform isoform X1: MQIKEFRVTLPLTVDEYQVAQLFSVAEASKENTGGGEGIEVLKNEPFENYPLLGGKYNSGQYTYKIYHLQSKVPAYIRLLAPKGSLEIHEEAWNAYPYCRTIITNPGYMNQNFVIYCDSHHFANDLGDLPNVHELTPDKLKVREVVHIDIANDPILPADYKPEEDPTTYQSKKTGRGPLVGADWRKRVDPVMTCYKLVTCEFKWFGLQTRVENFIQKSERRLFTNFHRQVFCSTDRWFGLTMEDIRAIEEKVKDELDKARLVGEVRGMRADGD; the protein is encoded by the exons CCGCGTGACTTTACCATTAACCGTGGATGAG TATCAAGTAGCACAATTATTCTCAGTGGCAGAGGCGTCAAAGGAGAACACGGGAGGTGGCGAGGGCATTGAGGTATTAAAAAATGAACCCTTCGAAAATTATCCATTGTTGG GCGGCAAATACAATTCCGGTCAGTATACATATAAGATCTACCATCTGCAATCAAAAGTTCCAGCGTACATAAGACTATTGGCGCCCAAGGGCTCATTGGAGATACACGAGGAGGCATGGAATGCTTATCCTTATTGTCGAACGATTATTAcg AATCCTGGCTATATGAATCAGaactttgtaatttattgtGATTCGCATCATTTTGCAAACGATCTTGGCGATTTGCCTAAT GTTCATGAACTGACGCCCGATAAGCTGAAAGTGCGCGAAGTTGTTCACATCGACATTGCCAATGATCCGATTCTGCCCGCTGACTATAAGCCCGAAGAGGATCCAACCAC CTACCAATCGAAGAAAACTGGTCGTGGTCCTTTAGTGGGCGCTGATTGGCGAAAACGCGTTGATCCTGTGATGACCTGCTATAAGCTGGTCACGTGTGAGTTCAAATGGTTCGGTCTGCAGACAAGAGTAGAGAATTTCATACAAAAGTCCGAGCGACGTCTCTTCACAAACTTCCATCG CCAAGTTTTCTGTTCAACTGATCGCTGGTTCGGTCTAACAATGGAGGACATTCGCGCCATTGAGGAAAAGGTCAAGGATGAGCTTGACAAGGCGCGTCTGGTGGGCGAAGTGCGGGGCATGCGTGCGGATGGTGATTAA